GAAGGGCTGGATCAACTGCACCTGGCTGACGCGCAGGGCGCCGCCCCAGGCCAGCCCACGGTACCAGGCAAAGAAGCCCAGCCACATCGAGACCAGCGCCAGGTAGGCGAAGGCGGCCCAGGCCGCCGGCCGCGCCTGCGCCAGCTGATCGGCGTGGATGTGCAGGCCGGCCAGCGCAGCCGGCAGGTTGATCGGCAGGCACAGGAGCAGCATCCAGCAGATCACCTGCTCGGGCGGCATGCCCTGGGCCGCCAGCCGGGCGCCGGCCACGTAGCCGGTGGACGCGCTCAGCACCGCCAGCAGCAGCCAGCCATCCCCCGCCGACAGGCGTCCGCCGCCCTGCAGCGCGGCAAAGCCCAGCACCAGCGCACAGCCCAGGCCCGCACAGGCCCAGAAGCCGGCCGAGGGCCGCTGGCGCAGCCAGAGCGCACCGACCACCGCGGTGGACAGCGGCAGCAGCCCGGTGATGACCGCGGCATGCACCGCCTCGACCTCGCGCACCGCCCAGCCCAGGCAGAC
The Sphaerotilus microaerophilus DNA segment above includes these coding regions:
- a CDS encoding DMT family transporter; this translates as MGHAADRRARQGLWLGVAGVLMFALTLPLTRLAGGTVEAPQLPPAWVALARAAVAGLLSLGYLVAVRAPWPQRRQWPLLAIGGAGVVFGFPVCLGWAVREVEAVHAAVITGLLPLSTAVVGALWLRQRPSAGFWACAGLGCALVLGFAALQGGGRLSAGDGWLLLAVLSASTGYVAGARLAAQGMPPEQVICWMLLLCLPINLPAALAGLHIHADQLAQARPAAWAAFAYLALVSMWLGFFAWYRGLAWGGALRVSQVQLIQPFVSMLAAVPLLGETLEPVTLAFVAAVIATVLLGRRMAVGVPQR